One Theropithecus gelada isolate Dixy chromosome 20, Tgel_1.0, whole genome shotgun sequence DNA segment encodes these proteins:
- the TMEM208 gene encoding transmembrane protein 208 isoform X1: MAPKGKVGTRGKKQIFEENKETLKFYLRIILGANAIYCLVTLVFFYSSASFWAWLALGFSLAVYGASYHSMSSMARAAFSEDGALMDGGMDLNMEQGMAEHLKDVILLTAIVQVLSCFSLYVWSFWLLAPGRALYLLWVNVLGPWFTADSGTPAPEHNEKRQRRQERRQMKRL, translated from the exons ATGGCG CCCAAGGGCAAAGTGGGCACGAGAGGGAAGAAGCAGATATTTGAAGAGAACAAAGAGACCCTGAAGTTCTACCTGAGGATCATACTGGGGGCCAAT GCCATCTACTGTCTTGTGACGTTGGTCTTCTTTTACTCATCTGCCTCATTTTGGGCCTGG TTGGCCCTGGGCTTTAGTCTGGCAGTGTATGGGGCCAGCTATCACTCTATGAGCTCGATGGCACGGGCAGCGTTCTCTGAGGATGGGGCCCTGATGGATGGTGGCATGGACCTCAACATGGAGCAGGGCATGGCAGA GCACCTTAAGGATGTGATCCTACTGACAGCCATTGTGCAGGTGCTCAGCTGCTTCTCTCTCTATGTCTGGTCCTTCTGGCTTCTG GCTCCAGGCCGGGCCCTTTACCTCCTGTGGGTGAATGTGCTGGGCCCCTGGTTCACTGCAGACAGTGGCACCCCAGCACCAGAGCACAATGAGAAACGGCAGCGCCGACAGGAGCGGCGGCAGATGAAGCGGTTATAG
- the TMEM208 gene encoding transmembrane protein 208 isoform X2 yields MSSMARAAFSEDGALMDGGMDLNMEQGMAEHLKDVILLTAIVQVLSCFSLYVWSFWLLAPGRALYLLWVNVLGPWFTADSGTPAPEHNEKRQRRQERRQMKRL; encoded by the exons ATGAGCTCGATGGCACGGGCAGCGTTCTCTGAGGATGGGGCCCTGATGGATGGTGGCATGGACCTCAACATGGAGCAGGGCATGGCAGA GCACCTTAAGGATGTGATCCTACTGACAGCCATTGTGCAGGTGCTCAGCTGCTTCTCTCTCTATGTCTGGTCCTTCTGGCTTCTG GCTCCAGGCCGGGCCCTTTACCTCCTGTGGGTGAATGTGCTGGGCCCCTGGTTCACTGCAGACAGTGGCACCCCAGCACCAGAGCACAATGAGAAACGGCAGCGCCGACAGGAGCGGCGGCAGATGAAGCGGTTATAG
- the FHOD1 gene encoding FH1/FH2 domain-containing protein 1 isoform X1 — MAGGEDRGDEEPVSVVTVRVQYLEDTDPFACANFPEPRRAPTCSLDGALPLGAQIPALHRLLGAPLKLEDCALQVSPSGYYLDPELSLEEQREMLEGFYEEISKGRKPTLILRTQLSVRVNAILEKLYGSSGPELRRSLFSLKQIFQEDKDLVPEFVHSEGLSCLIRVGAAADHNYQSYILRALGQLMLFVDGMLGVVAHSETIQWLYTLCASLSRLVVKTALKLLLVFVEYSENNAPLFICAVNSVASATGAPPWANLVSILEEKNGTDPELLVYTVTLINKTLAALPDQDSFYDVTDALEQQGMEALVQRHLGTAGTDVDLRTQLVLYENALKLEDGDIEEAPGGGGRRERRKPSSEEGKRSRRSLEGGGCPARALEPGPTGPASPVGPTSSTSPAPLTGPTSSPVGPPSGLRASMNLFPTISVAPSADTSSERSIYKLHQTAPAWAPESPPVPQSPPGQASLEARFLENVAAAETEKQVALAQGRAETLAEAMPSEAEGHPDARQLWDSPETAPAPRTPQSPAPCVLLRAQRSLEPESKEPLMPASPKAEPIWELPTRAPNLSIGDLDFSDLGEEEDQDMLNVESVEAGKEVPAPAPPLPLLSGVPPPPPPPPPPPIKGPFPPPPPLPLAAPLPHSLPDSSALPTKRKTVKLFWRELKLAGGHGVSASRFGPCATLWASLEPVSVDTARLEHLFESRAKEVLPSKKAGEGRRTMTTVLDPKRSNAINIGLTTLPPVHVIKAALLNFDEFAVSKDGIEKLLTMMPTEEEQQKIEEAQLANPDIPLGPAENFLMTLASIGGLAARLQLWAFKLDYDSMEREIAEPLFDLKVGMEQLVQNATFRCILATLLAVGNFLNGSQSSGFELSYLEKVSEVKDTVRRQSLLHHLCSLVLQTRPESSDLYSEIPALTRCAKVDFEQLTENLGQLERRSWAAEESLRSLAKHELAPALRARLTHFLAQRARRVAMLRIVHRRVCNRFHAFLLYLGYTPQAAREVRITQFCHTLREFALEYRTCRERVLQQQQKRATYRERNKTRGRMITETEKFSGVAGEAPNNPSVPVAVSSGPGQGDADSHASMKSLLTSRPEDTTHNRRSRGMVQSSSPVMPTVGPSTVPPEEPPGSSLPSDTSDEIMDLLVQSVTKSSPRALAARERKRSRGNRKSLRRTLKSGLGDDLVQALGLSKGPGLEV; from the exons ATGGCGGGCGGGGAAGATCGCGGGGACGAGGAGCCGGTATCAGTGGTGACCGTGAGGGTGCAGTACCTGGAAGACACCGACCCCTTCGCGTGTGCCAACTTCCCGGAGCCGCGCCGGGCCCCCACCTGCAGCCTGGACGGGGCGCTGCCCTTGGGCGCGCAGATACCCGCGCTGCACCGCCTGCTGGGAGCGCCGCTCAAG TTGGAGGACTGTGCTCTGCAAGTGTCTCCCTCTGGATACTACCTGGACCCTGAGCTGTCCCTGGAAGAGCAGCGGGAGATGCTGGAGGGCTTCTATGAAGAGATCAG CAAAGGGCGGAAGCCCACACTGATCCTTCGGACCCAGCTCTCTGTGAGGGTCAACGCTATCTTGG AAAAGCTGTATGGCTCCAGTGGCCCTGAGCTCCGCCGCTCCCTCTTCTCATTGAAGCAGATCTTCCAG GAGGACAAAGACCTCGTGCCTGAATTCGTGCATTCGGAGGGGCTGAGCTGCCTGATCCGTGTGGGTGCTGCTGCCGACCACAACTACCAGAGCTACATCCTTAGAG CGCTCGGCCAGCTGATGCTCTTTGTGGATGGAATGCTGGGGGTGGTAGCCCACAGTGAGACTATTCAGTGGCTGTACACATTGTGTGCCAGCCTG TCCCGCTTGGTGGTGAAGACAGCCCTGAAGCTGCTGTTGGTGTTTGTAGAATACTCCGAAAACAACGCACCGCTGTTCATCTGTGCAGTGAACTCTGTGGCCAGCGCCACCG GCGCTCCTCCCTGGGCCAATCTGGTATCCATCCTGGAGGAGAAGAATGGCACTGACCCTGAGTTGTTGGTGTACACGGTCACCCTCATCAACAAG ACGCTGGCGGCGCTCCCGGACCAGGACTCCTTCTACGATGTGACAGATGCACTGGAGCAGCAGGGCATGGAAGCGCTGGTCCAGCGCCACCTGGGCACTGCAGGCACTGACGTCGACCTGCGCACGCAACTTGTGCTCTACGAG AATGCCCTGAAATTGGAGGATGGAGACATCGAAGAAGCCCCAGGCGGCGGTGGGCGGCGGGAACGACGAAAGCCTTCTTCTGAGGAGGGCAAAAGGAGCCGCCGTTCGCTGGAAGGCGGGGGCTGCCCCGCGCGTGCCCTGGAACCTGG CCCCACAGGCCCCGCCTCACCGGTAGGCCCCACCTCTTCCACCAGCCCCGCCCCGCtgacaggccccacctccagccctgtGGGCCCTCCCTCCGGCCTCCGAGCTTCAATGAACCTTTTTCCTACCATCTCTGTGGCACCCTCAGCTGACACCTCCAGCGAGAGGAGCATCTACAA acTTCACCAAACTGCTCCCGCTTG GGCCCCTGAGAGCCCACCTGTCCCCCAATCCCCTCCTGGGCAGGCCAGTTTGGA AGCCCGGTTCCTGGAGAATGTGGCGGCAGCAGAAACAGAGAAGCAGGTTGCTCTGGCCCAGGGCCGGGCAGAGACATTGGCCGAGGCCATGCCCAGTGAGGCAGAGGGACACCCAG ATGCCCGGCAACTCTGGGACTCCCCAGAGACAGCACCTGCACCCAGAACACCCCAGAGCCCTGCCCCCTGTGTCCTGCTCCGGGCCCAGCGAAGCCTTGAGCCAGAGTCCAAGGAGCCACTGATGCCAGCAAGCCCCAAGGCTGAGCCCATCTGGGAGCTCCCTACTCGTGCACCCAACCTCTCTATTGGGGACCTGGACTTTTCAGATCTAGGGGAAGAGGAAGACCAGGACATGCTGAATGTAGAGTCTGTGGAGGCTGGGAAAGAGGTCCCAGCTCCCGCACCCCCACTGCCCCTACTCTCGGGAGtccctccacctcccccacctccacctcccccacccaTCAAAGGCCCgttcccaccacctccacctctacCTCTGGCTGCCCCTCTTCCCCATTCATTGCCTGACAGCTCAGCCCTCCCCACCAAGAGGAAGACGGTAAAACTTTTCTGGCGTGAGCTAAAGCTGGCTGGGGGCCATGGAGTCTCTGCAAGCCGCTTTGGGCCCTGCGCCACCCTCTGGGCTTCACTGGAGCCTGTCTCAGTGGACACAGCCCGGCTGGAACACCTCTTTGAGTCTCGTGCCAAAGAGGTGCTGCCCTCCAAG AAAGCTGGTGAGGGCCGCCGGACAATGACCACAGTACTGGACCCCAAACGCAGCAATGCCATCAACATCGGCCTAACCACACTGCCACCTGTGCATGTCATTAAGGCTGCCCTGCTCAACTTTGATGAGTTTGCTGTCAGCAAGGATGGCATAGAG AAGCTACTGACCATGATGCCCACGGAGGAAGAGCAGCAGAAGATTGAGGAAGCCCAGCTGGCCAACCCTGACATACCCCTGGGCCCAGCCGAGAACTTCCTGATGACTCTTGCCTCCATTGGCGGCCTCGCTGCTCGTCTACAACTCTGGGCCTTCAAGCTGGACTATGACAGCATGGAACGG GAAATTGCTGAGCCACTGTTTGACCTGAAAGTGGGTATGGAACAGCTGGTACAGAATGCCACCTTCCGCTGCATCCTGGCTACCCTCCTAGCTGTGGGCAACTTCCTCAATGGCTCCCAG AGCAGCGGCTTTGAGCTGAGCTACCTGGAGAAGGTGTCAGAGGTGAAAGACACGGTGCGCCGACAGTCACTGCTACACCATCTCTGCTCCCTAGTGCTCCAGACTCGGCCTGAGTCCTCCGACCTCTATTCAGAAATCCCTGCCCTGACCCGCTGTGCCAAG GTGGACTTTGAACAGCTGACTGAGAACCTGGGGCAGCTGGAGCGCCGGAGCTGGGCAGCTGAGGAGAGCCTGCGGAGCTTGGCCAAGCATGAGCTCGCCCCAGCCCTGCGTGCCCGGCTCACCCACTTCCTGGCCCAGCGTGCCCGCCGTGTTGCCATGCTGAGGATAGTGCACCGCCGTGTCTGTAATAG GTTCCATGCCTTCCTGCTTTACCTGGGCTACACCCCGCAGGCGGCCCGTGAAGTTCGCATCACACAGTTCTGCCACACGCTGCGGGAATTTGCGCTTGAGTATCGGACTTGCCGGGAACGAGTActacagcagcagcagaagcggGCCACATACCGTGAGCGTAACAAGACCCGGGGACGCATGATCACTGAG aCAGAGAAGTTCTCAggtgtggctggggaagcccccAACAACCCCTCTGTCCCAGTAGCAGTGAGCAGTGGGCCAGGCCAGGGAGATGCTGACAGTCATGCTAGTATGAAGAGTCTGCTGACCAGCAGGCCTGAGGACACCACACACAATCGCCGCAGCAGAG GCATGGTCCAGAGCAGCTCCCCAGTCATGCCCACAGTGGGGCCCTCCACTGTACCCCCAGAAGAACCCCCAGGCTCCAGTTTACCCAGTGATACATCAGATGAGATCATGGACCTTCTGGTGCAGTCAGTGACCAAGAGCAGTCCTCGTGCCTTAGCTGCTAGGGAACGCAAGCGTTCCCGCGGCAACCGCAAGTCTT TGAGACGGACGTTAAAGAGTGGGCTCGGAGATGACCTGGTGCAGGCACTGGGACTAAGCAAGGGTCCTGGCCTGGAGGTGTGA
- the FHOD1 gene encoding FH1/FH2 domain-containing protein 1 isoform X2, whose protein sequence is MAGGEDRGDEEPVSVVTVRVQYLEDTDPFACANFPEPRRAPTCSLDGALPLGAQIPALHRLLGAPLKLEDCALQVSPSGYYLDPELSLEEQREMLEGFYEEISKGRKPTLILRTQLSVRVNAILEKLYGSSGPELRRSLFSLKQIFQEDKDLVPEFVHSEGLSCLIRVGAAADHNYQSYILRALGQLMLFVDGMLGVVAHSETIQWLYTLCASLSRLVVKTALKLLLVFVEYSENNAPLFICAVNSVASATGAPPWANLVSILEEKNGTDPELLVYTVTLINKTLAALPDQDSFYDVTDALEQQGMEALVQRHLGTAGTDVDLRTQLVLYENALKLEDGDIEEAPGGGGRRERRKPSSEEGKRSRRSLEGGGCPARALEPGPTGPASPVGPTSSTSPAPLTGPTSSPVGPPSGLRASMNLFPTISVAPSADTSSERSIYKARFLENVAAAETEKQVALAQGRAETLAEAMPSEAEGHPDARQLWDSPETAPAPRTPQSPAPCVLLRAQRSLEPESKEPLMPASPKAEPIWELPTRAPNLSIGDLDFSDLGEEEDQDMLNVESVEAGKEVPAPAPPLPLLSGVPPPPPPPPPPPIKGPFPPPPPLPLAAPLPHSLPDSSALPTKRKTVKLFWRELKLAGGHGVSASRFGPCATLWASLEPVSVDTARLEHLFESRAKEVLPSKKAGEGRRTMTTVLDPKRSNAINIGLTTLPPVHVIKAALLNFDEFAVSKDGIEKLLTMMPTEEEQQKIEEAQLANPDIPLGPAENFLMTLASIGGLAARLQLWAFKLDYDSMEREIAEPLFDLKVGMEQLVQNATFRCILATLLAVGNFLNGSQSSGFELSYLEKVSEVKDTVRRQSLLHHLCSLVLQTRPESSDLYSEIPALTRCAKVDFEQLTENLGQLERRSWAAEESLRSLAKHELAPALRARLTHFLAQRARRVAMLRIVHRRVCNRFHAFLLYLGYTPQAAREVRITQFCHTLREFALEYRTCRERVLQQQQKRATYRERNKTRGRMITETEKFSGVAGEAPNNPSVPVAVSSGPGQGDADSHASMKSLLTSRPEDTTHNRRSRGMVQSSSPVMPTVGPSTVPPEEPPGSSLPSDTSDEIMDLLVQSVTKSSPRALAARERKRSRGNRKSLRRTLKSGLGDDLVQALGLSKGPGLEV, encoded by the exons ATGGCGGGCGGGGAAGATCGCGGGGACGAGGAGCCGGTATCAGTGGTGACCGTGAGGGTGCAGTACCTGGAAGACACCGACCCCTTCGCGTGTGCCAACTTCCCGGAGCCGCGCCGGGCCCCCACCTGCAGCCTGGACGGGGCGCTGCCCTTGGGCGCGCAGATACCCGCGCTGCACCGCCTGCTGGGAGCGCCGCTCAAG TTGGAGGACTGTGCTCTGCAAGTGTCTCCCTCTGGATACTACCTGGACCCTGAGCTGTCCCTGGAAGAGCAGCGGGAGATGCTGGAGGGCTTCTATGAAGAGATCAG CAAAGGGCGGAAGCCCACACTGATCCTTCGGACCCAGCTCTCTGTGAGGGTCAACGCTATCTTGG AAAAGCTGTATGGCTCCAGTGGCCCTGAGCTCCGCCGCTCCCTCTTCTCATTGAAGCAGATCTTCCAG GAGGACAAAGACCTCGTGCCTGAATTCGTGCATTCGGAGGGGCTGAGCTGCCTGATCCGTGTGGGTGCTGCTGCCGACCACAACTACCAGAGCTACATCCTTAGAG CGCTCGGCCAGCTGATGCTCTTTGTGGATGGAATGCTGGGGGTGGTAGCCCACAGTGAGACTATTCAGTGGCTGTACACATTGTGTGCCAGCCTG TCCCGCTTGGTGGTGAAGACAGCCCTGAAGCTGCTGTTGGTGTTTGTAGAATACTCCGAAAACAACGCACCGCTGTTCATCTGTGCAGTGAACTCTGTGGCCAGCGCCACCG GCGCTCCTCCCTGGGCCAATCTGGTATCCATCCTGGAGGAGAAGAATGGCACTGACCCTGAGTTGTTGGTGTACACGGTCACCCTCATCAACAAG ACGCTGGCGGCGCTCCCGGACCAGGACTCCTTCTACGATGTGACAGATGCACTGGAGCAGCAGGGCATGGAAGCGCTGGTCCAGCGCCACCTGGGCACTGCAGGCACTGACGTCGACCTGCGCACGCAACTTGTGCTCTACGAG AATGCCCTGAAATTGGAGGATGGAGACATCGAAGAAGCCCCAGGCGGCGGTGGGCGGCGGGAACGACGAAAGCCTTCTTCTGAGGAGGGCAAAAGGAGCCGCCGTTCGCTGGAAGGCGGGGGCTGCCCCGCGCGTGCCCTGGAACCTGG CCCCACAGGCCCCGCCTCACCGGTAGGCCCCACCTCTTCCACCAGCCCCGCCCCGCtgacaggccccacctccagccctgtGGGCCCTCCCTCCGGCCTCCGAGCTTCAATGAACCTTTTTCCTACCATCTCTGTGGCACCCTCAGCTGACACCTCCAGCGAGAGGAGCATCTACAA AGCCCGGTTCCTGGAGAATGTGGCGGCAGCAGAAACAGAGAAGCAGGTTGCTCTGGCCCAGGGCCGGGCAGAGACATTGGCCGAGGCCATGCCCAGTGAGGCAGAGGGACACCCAG ATGCCCGGCAACTCTGGGACTCCCCAGAGACAGCACCTGCACCCAGAACACCCCAGAGCCCTGCCCCCTGTGTCCTGCTCCGGGCCCAGCGAAGCCTTGAGCCAGAGTCCAAGGAGCCACTGATGCCAGCAAGCCCCAAGGCTGAGCCCATCTGGGAGCTCCCTACTCGTGCACCCAACCTCTCTATTGGGGACCTGGACTTTTCAGATCTAGGGGAAGAGGAAGACCAGGACATGCTGAATGTAGAGTCTGTGGAGGCTGGGAAAGAGGTCCCAGCTCCCGCACCCCCACTGCCCCTACTCTCGGGAGtccctccacctcccccacctccacctcccccacccaTCAAAGGCCCgttcccaccacctccacctctacCTCTGGCTGCCCCTCTTCCCCATTCATTGCCTGACAGCTCAGCCCTCCCCACCAAGAGGAAGACGGTAAAACTTTTCTGGCGTGAGCTAAAGCTGGCTGGGGGCCATGGAGTCTCTGCAAGCCGCTTTGGGCCCTGCGCCACCCTCTGGGCTTCACTGGAGCCTGTCTCAGTGGACACAGCCCGGCTGGAACACCTCTTTGAGTCTCGTGCCAAAGAGGTGCTGCCCTCCAAG AAAGCTGGTGAGGGCCGCCGGACAATGACCACAGTACTGGACCCCAAACGCAGCAATGCCATCAACATCGGCCTAACCACACTGCCACCTGTGCATGTCATTAAGGCTGCCCTGCTCAACTTTGATGAGTTTGCTGTCAGCAAGGATGGCATAGAG AAGCTACTGACCATGATGCCCACGGAGGAAGAGCAGCAGAAGATTGAGGAAGCCCAGCTGGCCAACCCTGACATACCCCTGGGCCCAGCCGAGAACTTCCTGATGACTCTTGCCTCCATTGGCGGCCTCGCTGCTCGTCTACAACTCTGGGCCTTCAAGCTGGACTATGACAGCATGGAACGG GAAATTGCTGAGCCACTGTTTGACCTGAAAGTGGGTATGGAACAGCTGGTACAGAATGCCACCTTCCGCTGCATCCTGGCTACCCTCCTAGCTGTGGGCAACTTCCTCAATGGCTCCCAG AGCAGCGGCTTTGAGCTGAGCTACCTGGAGAAGGTGTCAGAGGTGAAAGACACGGTGCGCCGACAGTCACTGCTACACCATCTCTGCTCCCTAGTGCTCCAGACTCGGCCTGAGTCCTCCGACCTCTATTCAGAAATCCCTGCCCTGACCCGCTGTGCCAAG GTGGACTTTGAACAGCTGACTGAGAACCTGGGGCAGCTGGAGCGCCGGAGCTGGGCAGCTGAGGAGAGCCTGCGGAGCTTGGCCAAGCATGAGCTCGCCCCAGCCCTGCGTGCCCGGCTCACCCACTTCCTGGCCCAGCGTGCCCGCCGTGTTGCCATGCTGAGGATAGTGCACCGCCGTGTCTGTAATAG GTTCCATGCCTTCCTGCTTTACCTGGGCTACACCCCGCAGGCGGCCCGTGAAGTTCGCATCACACAGTTCTGCCACACGCTGCGGGAATTTGCGCTTGAGTATCGGACTTGCCGGGAACGAGTActacagcagcagcagaagcggGCCACATACCGTGAGCGTAACAAGACCCGGGGACGCATGATCACTGAG aCAGAGAAGTTCTCAggtgtggctggggaagcccccAACAACCCCTCTGTCCCAGTAGCAGTGAGCAGTGGGCCAGGCCAGGGAGATGCTGACAGTCATGCTAGTATGAAGAGTCTGCTGACCAGCAGGCCTGAGGACACCACACACAATCGCCGCAGCAGAG GCATGGTCCAGAGCAGCTCCCCAGTCATGCCCACAGTGGGGCCCTCCACTGTACCCCCAGAAGAACCCCCAGGCTCCAGTTTACCCAGTGATACATCAGATGAGATCATGGACCTTCTGGTGCAGTCAGTGACCAAGAGCAGTCCTCGTGCCTTAGCTGCTAGGGAACGCAAGCGTTCCCGCGGCAACCGCAAGTCTT TGAGACGGACGTTAAAGAGTGGGCTCGGAGATGACCTGGTGCAGGCACTGGGACTAAGCAAGGGTCCTGGCCTGGAGGTGTGA
- the SLC9A5 gene encoding sodium/hydrogen exchanger 5 isoform X4 — MLRAALSLLALSLAGAAEEPTQKPESPGEPPPGLELFRWQWHEVEAPYLVALWILVASLAKIVFHLSRKVTSLVPESCLLILLGLVLGGIVLAVAKKAEYQLEPGTFFLFLLPPIVLDSGYFMPSRLFFDNLGAILTYAVVGTLWNAFTTGAALWGLQQAGLVAPRVQAGLLDFLLFGSLISAVDPVAVLAVFEEVHVNETLFIIVFGESLLNDAVTVVLYKVCNSFVEMGSANVQATDYLKGVASLFVVSLGGAAVGLVFAFLLALTTRFTKRVRIIEPLLVFLLAYAAYLTAEMASLSAILAVTMCGLGCKKYVEANISHKSRTTVKYTMKTLASCAETVIFMLLGISAVDSSKWAWDSGLVLGTLIFILFFRALGVVLQTWVLNQFRLVPLDKIDQVVMSYGGLRGAVAFALVILLDRTKVPAKDYFVATTIVVVFFTVIVQGLTIKPLVKWLKVKRSEHHKPTLNQELHEHTFDHILAAVEDVVGHHGYHYWRDRWEQFDKKYLSQLLMRRSAYRIRDQIWDVYYRLNIRDAISFVDQGGHVLSSTGLTLPSMPSRNSVAETSVTNLLRESGSGACLDLQVIDTVRSGRDREDAVMHHLLCGGLYKPRRRETLRCAQAHESFPPPQPVQRRSSPGRVGRGTWQCTCPRKPPRLCLWTCRPVGTRASHPWRA, encoded by the exons ATGCTGCGCGCCGCCCTGTCCCTGCTCGCGCTGTCCCTGGCGGGGGCGGCCGAAGAGCCCACCCAGAAGCCAGAGTCCCCGGGCGAGCCTCCCCCAGGCTTGGAGCTCTTCCGCTGGCAGTGGCACGAGGTCGAGGCGCCCTACCTGGTGGCCCTGTGGATCCTggtggccagcctggccaaaattg TATTTCACCTGTCTCGGAAAGTAACATCTCTGGTCCCTGAGAGCTGCCTGCTGATTTTGTTGGGCCTGGTGCTAGGGGGCATTGTTTTGGCTGTGGCCAAGAAAGCTGAGTACCAGCTGGAGCCAGgcaccttcttcctcttcctgctgcCTCCTATTGTGTTGGACTCAGGCTATTTCATGCCTAGCAGACTGTTCTTTGACAACTTGGGTGCCATCCTCACCTATGCCGTGGTAGGCACACTCTGGAATGCCTTCACAACAGGCGCTGCCCTCTGGGGCTTGCAGCAGGCTGGACTTGTAG CCCCTAGGGTGCAGGCTGGCTTACTGGACTTTCTGCTGTTTGGGAGCCTCATCTCGGCGGTGGACCCCGTGGCCGTGCTAGCTGTCTTTGAGGAGGTGCACGTCAATGAGACTCTCTTTATCATCGTCTTTGGCGAGTCCCTGCTCAACGATGCAGTCACCGTG GTGCTGTACAAGGTCTGCAACTCCTTTGTGGAGATGGGCTCTGCCAACGTGCAGGCCACTGACTACCTGAAGGGAGTCG cctccctgttTGTGGTCAGTCTGGGCGGGGCAGCCGTGGGCTTAGTCTTTGCCTTCCTCCTGGCCCTGACCACACGCTTCACCAAGCGGGTCCGCATCATCGAGCCGCTGCTGGTCTTCCTCCTCGCCTACGCAGCCTACCTCACTGCTGAAATGGCCTCGCTCTCCGCCATTCTTGC GGTAACCATGTGTGGCCTGGGCTGTAAGAAGTATGTGGAGGCCAACATCTCCCATAAGTCACGCACAACTGTCAAATATACAATGAAGACTCTAGCCAGCTGTGCTGAGACCGTCATCTTCATGCTGCTTGGCATCTCAGCTGTGGACTCTTCTAAGTGGGCCTGGGATTCTGGGCTGGTGCTTGGAACCCTCATCTTCATCCTGTTCTTCCGAGCCCTCG GCGTAGTCCTGCAGACCTGGGTGCTGAATCAGTTCCGGCTAGTCCCTCTGGACAAGATTGACCAAGTGGTGATGTCCTATGGGGGCCTGCGGGGGGCTGTGGCCTTCGCTCTCGTCATCCTACTGGATAGGACCAAGGTCCCTGCCAAGGACTACTTTGTAGCCACCACTATTGTAGTGGTCTTCTTCACAGTCATCGTGCAG GGCTTGACCATCAAGCCACTGGTCAAATGGCTGAAGGTGAAGAGGAGTGAGCATCACAAACCCACCCTGAACCAGGAGCTGCATGAGCAC ACTTTTGACCACATTCTGGCTGCAGTGGAGGACGTTGTGGGGCACCATGGCTACCACTACTGGAGGGACAG GTGGGAGCAGTTTGACAAGAAATACCTGAGTCAGCTACTGATGCGACGGTCAGCTTACCGCATCCGGGACCAGATCTGGGATGTGTACTACAGGCTCAACATCCGGGATGCCATCAGCTTTGTGGACCAG GGAGGCCACGTCTTGTCTTCCACAGGTCTCACTCTGCCTTCTATGCCCAGCCGCAATTCTGTGGCAGAGACTTCTGTCACCAACCTGCT GAGGGAGAGTGGCAGTGGAGCATGTCTGGATCTGCAGGTGATTGACACGGTACGCAGCGGCCGGGATCGTGAGGATGCTGTGATGCATCATCTGCTCTGCGGAGGCCTCTACAAGCCGCGCCGTAGG